One window from the genome of Oryza glaberrima chromosome 3, OglaRS2, whole genome shotgun sequence encodes:
- the LOC127767383 gene encoding transmembrane emp24 domain-containing protein p24beta3, translated as MAVGWRPAMLLLVVAVAAWRGEALSVTVTDTECIHEFVPYEGDTVSGNFVVVDHDIFWSSDHPGIDLTVTSPGGNTVYTLKGKSGDKFEFKAPRGGMYKFCFHNPYGAPETVSFYIHVGHIPNEHNLAKDEHLDPINVKIAELKEALESVTAEQKYLKAREARHRHTNESTRRRVMFYTIAEYLAFMGASALQVVYIRRLFSKNVAYNRV; from the exons ATggcggtggggtggcggccggcgatgctgctgctggtggtggcggtggcggcgtggcgcggggAGGCGCTGTCGGTGACGGTGACCGACACGGAGTGCATCCACGAGTTCGTGCCCTACGAGGGGGACACCGTGTCGGGGAacttcgtcgtcgtcgaccacgACATCTTCTGGAGCTCCGACCACCCCGGCATCGACCTCACG GTAACTTCACCAGGTGGCAACACTGTGTATACATTGAAGGGGAAGTCTGGtgacaaatttgaatttaaagcTCCAAGGGGTGGAATGTACAAGTTCTGCTTCCATAATCCATATGGAGCACCTGAAACCGTTTCTTTCTACATTCATGTTGGGCACATACCCAACGAGCACAATCTGGCAAAAGATG AGCACTTGGACCCTATCAATGTGAAAATAGCGGAGCTGAAGGAAGCATTAGAATCTGTCACTGCTGAGCAGAAATACCTTAAAGCCCGTGAAGCTCGTCACCGACACA CAAATGAGAGCACAAGAAGGCGTGTCATGTTCTACACAATAGCGGAGTACCTAGCTTTCATGGGTGCAAGCGCTTTGCAAGTTGTTTACATCCGTCGCCTATTCAGCAAAAACGTGGCATACAACAGGGTGTAG
- the LOC127765354 gene encoding heat stress transcription factor A-2a yields MNPLRVIVKEEELDFAAAAAAAAAGEGSPSSWAVGVMDLPRPMEGLGEAGPPPFLCKTYEVVDDPGTDTVISWGFAGNSFVVWDANAFAAVLLPRYFKHSNFSSFVRQLNTYGFRKVDPDRWEFANEGFLRGKKELLKTIKRRRPPPSSPPSSSSSSSSSQHQQQPAAACLEVGQFGRDGVVNRLQRDKSVLIAEVVKLRQEQQTTRAQMQAMEERISAAEQKQQQMTVFLARAMKNPGFLQMLVDRQAGQHGARNRVLEDALSKKRRRPIEYLLTRNGETCAAGESAAMLAADGVAEPDGDTTPRGDGGGGGGDTESFWMQLLSLGLEEKQREDGVAGGVQESNSGGADVDNDEEDDDDDVDVLVQSIYHLSPK; encoded by the exons ATGAATCCATTGCGCGTCATCGTGAAAGAGGAGGAGCTCgacttcgccgccgcggcggcggcggcggcggcgggtgagggctcgccgtcgtcgtgggcGGTCGGCGTGATGGACCTGCCTCGTCCAATGGAGGGCCTCGGCGaggccgggccgccgccgttcTTGTGCAAGACTTACGAGGTCGTGGACGACCCCGGCACGGACACCGTCATCTCGTGGGGGTTCGCCGGCAACAGCTTCGTCGTCTGGGACGCCAATGCgttcgccgccgtgctcctTCCGCGCTACTTCAAGCACAGCAACTTCTCCAGCTTCGTCCGCCAGCTCAACACCTAC gGGTTCAGGAAGGTCGATCCGGATAGATGGGAGTTCGCGAACGAGGGGTTCTTGCGGGGGAAGAAGGAGCTCCTGAAGACGATCAagcgacgccggccgccgccgtcgagccccccgtcgtcttcgtcgtcgtcgtcgtcgtcgcagcaccagcagcagccggcggcggcgtgcctgGAGGTGGGGCAGTTCGGGCGCGACGGCGTGGTGAACCGGCTGCAGCGCGACAAGAGCGTCCTGATCGCGGAGGTGGTGAAGCTGCGGCAGGAGCAGCAGACGACGCGCGCGCAGATGCAGGCGATGGAGGAGCGCATCTCGGCGGcggagcagaagcagcagcagatgaCGGTGTTCCTGGCGCGCGCCATGAAGAACCCGGGCTTCCTCCAGATGCTCGTCGACCGGCAGGCCGGCCAGCACGGCGCCCGGAACAGGGTGCTCGAGGACGCCCTCTCCAagaagcgccgccgccccatCGAGTACCTCCTCACCCGCAACGGCGAGacctgcgccgccggcgagtcGGCAGCTATGCtggcggcggacggcgtggCGGAGCCGGACGGCGACACCAccccgcgcggcgacggcggcggcggcggcggcgacaccgaaAGCTTCTGGATGCAGCTGCTCAGCCTCGGCCTGGAGGAGAAGCAGCGAGaggacggcgtcgccggcggcgtccaggAGAGTAACAGCGGCGGCGCTGACGTGgacaacgacgaggaggatgacgacgatgacgtggaCGTGCTCGTGCAGAGCATATATCACCTCAGCCCCAAGTGA
- the LOC127765353 gene encoding UDP-glucose flavonoid 3-O-glucosyltransferase 7-like, with product MADAIGGGGRRRRLRVFFLPFFAKGHLIPMTDLACRMAAARPEEMDATMVVTPGNAALIATAVTRAAARGHPVGVLCYPFPDVGMERGVECLGVAAAHDAWRVYRAVDLSQPIHEALLLEHRPDAIVADVPFWWATDIAAELGVPRLTFSPVGVFPQLAMNNLVAVRAEIIRAGDATPPVPVPGMPGKEISIPASELPNFLLRDDQLSVSWDRIRASQLAGFGVAVNTFVDLEQTYCHEFSRVDARRAYFVGPVGMSSNTAARRGGDGNDECLRWLSTKPSRSVVYVSFGSWAYFSPRQVRELALGLEASNHPFLWVIRPEDSSGRWAPEGWEQRVAGRGMVVRGCAPQLAVLAHPSVGAFVSHCGWSSVLEAASAGVPVLAWPLVFEQFINERLVTEVVAFGARVRGGGRRSAREGEPETVPAEAVARAVAGIMARGGDGDRARARARVLAERARAAVGEGGSSWRDIHRLIDDLTEATASPEPQLQ from the coding sequence ATGGCTGACGCgatcggcggtggcgggaggcggcgccggctgagggtgttcttcctccccttcttcgcGAAGGGACACCTGATTCCCATGACCGATCTCGCGTgccgcatggcggcggcgaggcccgaGGAGATGGACGCCACCATGGTGGTCACGCCGGGCAACGCCGCGCTCATCGCCACCGCGgtcacgcgcgccgccgcgaggggCCACCCCGTCGGCGTGCTCTGCTATCCTTTCCCCGACGTCGGGATGGAGAGAGGGGTGGAGTGCCTCGGCGTGGCCGCCGCGCACGACGCCTGGCGGGTGTACCGCGCCGTCGACCTGTCGCAGCCCATCCACGAGGCGCTCCTCCTCGAGCACCGCCCCGACGCCATCGTCGCCGACGTGCCCTTCTGGTGGgccaccgacatcgccgccgagctcggcgtCCCGCGCCTCACGTTCAGCCCCGTCGGCGTCTTCCCGCAGCTCGCCATGAACAACCTCGTCGCGGTGCGCGCCGAGATCATCCGGGCCGGCGACGCCACCCCGCCGGTGCCCGTGCCGGGCATGCCAGGGAAGGAGATCTCCATCCCGGCGTCCGAGCTGCCCAACTTCCTGCTCCGGGACGACCAGCTCTCCGTCTCCTGGGACCGGATCAGGGCGTCCCAGCTCGCCGGCTTCGGCGTCGCCGTCAACACGTTCGTCGACCTGGAGCAAACGTACTGCCACGAGTTCAGCCGCGTCGACGCGCGCCGCGCCTACTTCGTCGGCCCGGTCGGCATGTCGTCGAacaccgccgcgcgccgcggcggcgacggcaacgacgaGTGCCTGAGGTGGCTGTCCACCAAGCCGAGCCGGTCCGTGGTGTACGTCAGCTTCGGGAGCTGGGCCTACTTCTCGCCGCGGCAGGTCCGCGAGCTCGCGCTGGGGCTGGAGGCGTCGAACCATCCGTTCCTGTGGGTGATCCGCCCCGAGGACTCCAGCGGCCGGTGGGCGCCGGAAGGGTGGGAGCAGCGCGTCGCCGGGCGCGGCATGGTGGTCCGCGGGTGCGCGCCGCAGCTGGCCGTGCTGGCCCACCCGTCGGTGGGCGCCTTCGTGTCGCACTGCGGGTGGAGCTCGGTGCTGGAGGCGGCGTCCGCCGGCGTGCCGGTGCTGGCGTGGCCGCTGGTGTTCGAGCAGTTCATCAACGAGCGGCTGGTCACCGAGGTGGTGGCGTTcggcgcgcgcgtgcggggcggcgggaggcggagcgcgAGGGAGGGCGAGCCGGAGACGgtgccggcggaggcggtggcgcgcgcggtggccgggatcatggcgcgcggcggcgacggggacagGGCGAGGGCCAGGGCGCGCGTGCTggcggagcgcgcgcgcgccgcggtggGCGAGGGCGGGTCGTCGTGGCGCGACATCCACCGCCTGATCGACGATCTGACGGAGGCCACGGCCTCCCCGGAGCCGCAGTTGCAGTAG
- the LOC127765880 gene encoding protein ECERIFERUM 26-like, protein MPTAAAMAGGMATGPGSRVTRYAKSTAASVTPVRPGKTHALSALDNAMERHAVYLVLYYRAAPGLDREPLKESLSDVLSQYPAMTGRLTRPAAAAAAAGGGGDGGEGGGATAAVHHGWIVKCNDAGVRTVDATAAATLDEWLATASGEEEMDLAYFEPMGPDPYIWSPFYVQLTEFADKSYALGLSCTHLHNDPTAAVLFLNAWAAAHRRDSPYPPFLHSPALAAKSAAPPPEHPLLAAKSRGSPDTGGEMSSATFRFSAAAMRALLSAVEPGTTPFAALAALFWLRVAAAAADAAEERELTLALDFRKRMQAPLPTGYYGTAVHFATARADLSSGLASVAAAVERRAAAVPEEELWPAIEWLHARQAAGGEPFQMYGPELTCMALDHVPLYGAEFAAGAAPARAACRVGGASGEGLVIVLPSAEGESARDVAVTLPAAVTARICRDREVLRYGADVVFGPKVDTQAS, encoded by the exons atgccaacggcggcggcgatggccggagGGATGGCGACGGGGCCAGGCAGCCGCGTGACGCGGTACGCCaagtcgacggcggcgtcggtgacGCCGGTCCGCCCCGGCAAGACGCACGCGCTGTCGGCGCTGGACAACGCCATGGAGCGCCACGCGGTGTACCTGGTGCTCTACTaccgcgccgcgccggggcTCGACAGGGAGCCGCTCAAGGAGTCGCTGTCCGACGTGCTGTCGCAGTACCCGGCCATGACCGGCCGCCTcacgcgccccgccgccgccgccgccgccgccggcggcggtggagacggcggggagggcggcggcgccacggcggctGTGCACCACGGGTGGATCGTCAAGTGCAACGACGCCGGCGTGCGCACGGtggacgccacggcggcggccacgctcGACGAGTGGCTCGCGACGgcgtccggcgaggaggagatggaCCTCGCCTACTTCGAGCCCATGGGCCCCGACCCCTACATCTGGTCTCCCTTCTACGTACAG CTGACGGAGTTCGCGGACAAATCGTACGCGCTGGGGCTGAGCTGCACCCACCTGCACAAcgaccccaccgccgccgtgctctTCCTCAACGCCTgggccgccgcccaccgccgggaTAGCCCCTACCCTCCGTTCCTCCACTCGCCGGCGCTCGCCGCCaagtccgccgcgccgccgccggagcacccGCTGCTCGCCGCCAAGTCCAGGGGCTCCCCGGACACCGGCGGCGAGATGTCATCCGCCACGTTCCGCTTCAGCGCAGCCGCGATGCGCGCGCTGCTGTCCGCCGTCGAGCCGGGCACCACCCCgttcgccgcgctcgccgcgctctTCTGGCTCcgcgtcgcggccgccgccgccgacgcggccgaGGAGAGGGAGCTGACGCTCGCGCTGGACTTCCGGAAGCGGATGCAGGCGCCGCTGCCGACGGGGTACTACGGCACCGCGGTGCACTTCGCGACGGCGCGCGCCGACCTGTCGTCGGGGCTGGCGAGCGTGGCGGCCGCGGtggagcggcgcgcggccgccgtgccggaggaggagctgtGGCCCGCCATCGAGTGGCTGCACGCGCGccaggccgccggcggcgagccgttCCAGATGTACGGGCCGGAGCTGACGTGCATGGCGCTCGACCACGTGCCCCTCTACGGCGCGGAGTTcgcggccggggcggcgccggcgcgcgccgcgtgcCGCGTCGGCGGGGCGAGCGGCGAGGGTCTCGTGATCGTCCTGCCTTCGGCCGAGGGCGAGTCCGCGAGGGACGTGGCGGTgacgctgccggcggcggtgacggccaGGATCTGCCGCGACCGCGAAGTGCTCCGGTACGGCGCCGACGTGGTGTTCGGCCCAAAGGTGGACACGCAGGCCTCGTAG